CTTCGAGCAGGCCGAGCACCTGGACACGGGCATGGCCGCCATAGGGAGGGCGAACCGCGACCTGTTCCATGGCATCGGACAGCAGCGCGGCAACATCGCGCGGCGCCACCATGAAGCCTGCCTCGCGCGCATGGAGGCGAAAGTCCTCGACGAAAGCGGACAGGCTGCGCCCGTCCTCGCGCGCCCACAAACGCTCGCCGCACAATCTTTCGGCGCTATCCGCCAGCGTGTCGATCAGCTCCGCAAGTAAGCAAGGAGCGTCATGGTCACGCTCCACCAGAGGAGACAGAGCCGCCTCTGCCTGCGACCAGAATTCACCGACATTCTTGTGCGTTTCTGAAAGCTTGGCGACGACTTCGGTTACCGGTTCGAGGCCAGCCTCAAGCCTCGGTCCGCGCAGTTCGCGCTCCACCCGTCGCAGCTGGCGCAGCCAGACACCGCGCTCCATCTCGCCCTTGGCCAGCGGATGACCCAGCAGCGCCATGAGCGACACCGACATCGCGTTTTCCGCCATAACCTCCGCTGCCAGCAGGAAGGCGCGCCCCGCTGCCGTCTGGGATAGCGGGCGACCGGCGGAATCGTCGGCAACGATGTTCCAGCGTGCGAGATGATGGATCACTCGCCGCGCCAACGCCCGGTCGGGCGTCATGACGGCGACACGCTTTTCGGGTTCTTCCACGGCTTCGCGGACCAGCAATGCGATGGCCTGCGCCTCTTCTTCCGGATTGGCCGCCTGCATGACGCGGACCCCGGACAGGCGGCGTTTCTCGGAAGGCAGCGCGGCCCATACCTTGCTTCCCTCCGGAGGCAGGAAAAGCGCACCGATGGCATGGCTGCGCTCCGGCGGAGCGGCGGTCATACCCTTGCGATGCCAGGGCTGTACCTCCTCGCGCCGCATGCCCATGCGGTTGAGCAGCAACTTGAGGTGATATTGCGGGTGCGTGACCGCATCGTCCTTCGCAAAGACCGTGTCGCCGGGCGACGGACGGTTGCCTGCCCTGCCCAGCTCCTCCCAGACGTCCCCATCCATAGTCAGGTCGAAGTCGGGCAAGATTACCGCGCCCTGTGGCAACTCGCTTACCACTCGCAGCAGCCTTGCAAGCGCAGGCGCTGCGCTGGTCACGCCCGCGGCGACGATCGGCGTCGCAGGCGGATTGGTATTCCAACCAGCGGCCGCGTGATCGAACAGGCGATTGCGACGGGCCGCCGCGTCGAGCGAGTTGTTTGCGTCCAGCCACGCGAGCCAGCGGGTCTGAACCCGAGCAAACAGACGCAGCGATTTTTGCCAGTGTTCCGACAGGCTCGGATGGATTTCGAGGACCTTCTCGTCGAGCAATTGCTCCGGCCCCACATCCTCCACCAGCAGGCGATCCATGGTGGCGCCGGTTTCCCGCGCAAGGCGCAGCAAGGTCGCACCCTTGGGCGCATCCTCGCCCATTTCTTCTGCAATCAGGCTCGCCAGCGCGAACATCCGGCGCTGCGGGTCGACGGCAGGCCTGATGTCGGCAGAGCCCAGCGGATCGAGCAGTGGCCCCAGGGCCTCGTCGAGATCGAGATCACCGACCACCACCATGCGCGGCATCAGGAGGCCCGGCCGCCCAAGCTCGCCCGCATGGCGAATGAAGGCTTCGGATACGGTGCGCCGGGCACGACTGCTGGGCAAAAGCAGCGTCAGCCGGGCAAG
This DNA window, taken from Qipengyuania seohaensis, encodes the following:
- the addB gene encoding double-strand break repair protein AddB, with the protein product MADEGRVAPEPKVYSIAAHRGFADALVAGLVPRYSDEELGLARLTLLLPSSRARRTVSEAFIRHAGELGRPGLLMPRMVVVGDLDLDEALGPLLDPLGSADIRPAVDPQRRMFALASLIAEEMGEDAPKGATLLRLARETGATMDRLLVEDVGPEQLLDEKVLEIHPSLSEHWQKSLRLFARVQTRWLAWLDANNSLDAAARRNRLFDHAAAGWNTNPPATPIVAAGVTSAAPALARLLRVVSELPQGAVILPDFDLTMDGDVWEELGRAGNRPSPGDTVFAKDDAVTHPQYHLKLLLNRMGMRREEVQPWHRKGMTAAPPERSHAIGALFLPPEGSKVWAALPSEKRRLSGVRVMQAANPEEEAQAIALLVREAVEEPEKRVAVMTPDRALARRVIHHLARWNIVADDSAGRPLSQTAAGRAFLLAAEVMAENAMSVSLMALLGHPLAKGEMERGVWLRQLRRVERELRGPRLEAGLEPVTEVVAKLSETHKNVGEFWSQAEAALSPLVERDHDAPCLLAELIDTLADSAERLCGERLWAREDGRSLSAFVEDFRLHAREAGFMVAPRDVAALLSDAMEQVAVRPPYGGHARVQVLGLLEARMNRADLVICAGLNEGVWPARGSVDALLAPPVLRTLGVPGGDFRIGLSAHDLAGALGGPEVVLSRAARDEGGPAIPSRFLLRVQALLGDQLPRHEETQAVQLARAMSRAPDAGVYPRPKPLPDAEQRKVAISATALDRLRGDPYQFYAQQILGLKDLDALDAEPSAAWQGTVAHEILERWHQADPKPPMAEVMEAVFDDHNVHPLMRGLWQPRLQKALEWVESEITGYTDREVVAVEAWGDMHVEGVRVHGKIDRLDRLSDGSLAIVDYKTGSPPSSKMVEQGFALQLGLLGMMAGRGGFEGVTGEASAFEYWSLGKAKSESNEFGFGYVETPLKVGSKRSGIEPEDFLPKSEAYLTDAINRWIKGDAPFTARLNPDYPAYDTYDQLMRLEEWLPHMDAEEDAEEGPA